One Citrobacter amalonaticus genomic window carries:
- a CDS encoding LacI family DNA-binding transcriptional regulator has protein sequence MVKKTRIKDIATACGVSIAAVSRALKGQPGLSEETRQRILSIAEAEGYDFSRLRSGRIKRLLFLLHREHNIASALPFYSVVMLGVADACRENEIAMSFQPIGPGDSVGELINLHQPDALICAGYLEAEVLAELRKTALPVALVDLWAADFPCVNPDNYHGGFVATRHLLEQGRKRIALLGHSQRHYSIRQRTEGYQQALFDAGISLSADYRVEVPPVKEIEQALVDGMEKLLALPQPPDAIFAYNDMAALVAMRVCARKGLKVPEEMAIVGFDDIEAAAWAYPPLTTVAIDKRELGRDAFRLLLSDEGERNLLLPVRLVVRESSLRLRPEA, from the coding sequence ATGGTAAAAAAGACCAGAATTAAAGATATTGCGACGGCCTGCGGTGTTTCGATTGCTGCGGTCTCCAGGGCATTGAAGGGGCAGCCGGGACTTAGCGAGGAGACTCGCCAGCGGATCCTGTCGATAGCGGAAGCCGAAGGTTATGATTTTAGCCGCCTGCGTAGCGGACGCATTAAGCGACTGCTTTTTTTACTACACCGGGAACACAATATTGCCAGCGCGCTGCCGTTCTATTCGGTTGTGATGCTCGGTGTTGCTGATGCCTGTAGAGAAAATGAAATTGCGATGAGCTTCCAGCCCATTGGCCCTGGTGATTCGGTTGGTGAGCTGATTAATTTGCATCAGCCGGATGCGCTGATCTGCGCGGGCTATCTGGAAGCTGAGGTTCTGGCGGAGCTAAGGAAAACAGCATTACCTGTCGCTCTGGTTGACCTGTGGGCGGCGGATTTTCCGTGCGTTAATCCCGACAACTATCATGGCGGTTTTGTCGCCACTCGTCACCTACTGGAACAGGGAAGAAAGCGCATCGCTTTGCTGGGCCATTCGCAGCGCCATTACAGTATTCGCCAGCGCACTGAGGGCTATCAGCAGGCGCTGTTTGATGCCGGAATCTCACTTTCTGCGGACTATCGGGTCGAGGTTCCGCCGGTCAAGGAGATAGAGCAGGCGCTGGTAGACGGTATGGAAAAGCTGTTAGCGCTACCGCAACCGCCGGATGCTATCTTTGCTTATAACGATATGGCAGCGCTGGTAGCTATGCGGGTCTGCGCGCGCAAAGGGCTCAAGGTACCGGAAGAGATGGCGATTGTCGGTTTTGATGATATTGAAGCCGCTGCCTGGGCGTACCCGCCGTTAACCACGGTGGCTATTGATAAGCGAGAACTTGGCCGCGATGCGTTCCGTCTTTTACTGAGCGATGAGGGGGAGAGAAACCTGCTTCTGCCGGTAAGGCTGGTGGTTCGTGAAAGCTCGTTGCGGTTGCGTCCGGAAGCATAA
- a CDS encoding glycoside hydrolase family 127 protein: MMQSEVIEADLNRITVTDPFLGEYQRLIRDVVIPYQWEALNDNIPDAEPSHALANYRIAAGLEDGQFYGMVFQDSDVTKWLEAVAWSLSQKPDAVLEQTADEVIELLAQAQCEDGYLNTWYTVKEPGQRWTNLAECHELYCAGHLFEAAVAFYNATGKRRLLEISCRFADYIDTVFGPNSGQLRGYPGHPEIELALMRLYEITREPRYQALACFFVEERGKQPYYYDIEFEKRGGTRHWINWGDAWPGMIKDKTYTHAHKPLSEQSEAVGHAVRSVYLMTGLAHIARMTNDEDKRQTCLRIWNNTVQRRMYITGGIGSQGIGEAFTSNYDLPNDTAYGESCASIGLMMFARRMLEMEGDAHYADVMERAFYNTVLGGMALDGKHFFYVNPLETHPKSIPHNHIYDHIKPVRQRWFGCACCPPNIARTLVAIGHYLFTPRQDALFINFYAGSEAQFTINNQPLALKISGNYPWDEEVNITVNNPQAVWHTLALRLPEWCEAPQVFVNGEKAQGEQLKGYLHITRQWQQEDVITLRLPMTIRRVYANPLVRHNAGKVAIQRGPLVYCLEEVDNGSELHNLSLPKESKLREVQGVGVLKGKIVLQTEGLRVLTPQQDKPLYSFDHRQTAIEKQTLTFIPWFSWANRGEGEMRIWVNEV, encoded by the coding sequence ATGATGCAGTCTGAAGTAATTGAAGCCGACCTGAACCGAATTACCGTTACCGATCCTTTCCTGGGGGAGTATCAGCGTCTGATTCGCGATGTCGTCATCCCCTATCAGTGGGAAGCGCTTAACGACAACATTCCTGATGCGGAGCCAAGCCATGCGTTGGCTAACTACCGCATTGCTGCGGGATTAGAGGATGGCCAATTTTACGGTATGGTTTTTCAGGATAGCGACGTCACCAAATGGCTTGAGGCGGTCGCCTGGTCCTTGAGCCAAAAACCTGACGCAGTTCTGGAACAGACCGCCGACGAAGTAATTGAACTGCTGGCGCAGGCGCAGTGTGAAGATGGCTATCTCAATACCTGGTACACCGTCAAAGAACCGGGCCAGCGCTGGACTAACCTTGCTGAATGCCATGAACTTTACTGTGCCGGACATCTCTTCGAAGCGGCTGTCGCTTTTTATAACGCCACGGGCAAACGCCGATTGCTGGAAATCTCCTGCCGTTTTGCCGATTACATTGACACCGTTTTTGGTCCAAATTCTGGTCAACTTCGCGGCTATCCAGGACATCCAGAAATCGAGCTGGCGCTTATGCGCCTGTATGAAATCACCCGGGAACCTCGCTATCAAGCGCTGGCCTGCTTCTTCGTCGAAGAACGCGGTAAACAACCTTACTATTACGACATTGAATTCGAAAAACGCGGTGGCACCCGACACTGGATCAACTGGGGCGATGCCTGGCCGGGGATGATAAAAGACAAAACTTACACTCACGCACATAAACCGCTCTCCGAACAAAGCGAAGCGGTTGGGCATGCCGTACGGTCGGTCTACCTGATGACCGGCCTGGCACATATCGCCCGCATGACAAATGACGAAGATAAACGGCAGACCTGCCTGCGAATCTGGAACAATACGGTCCAGCGCCGGATGTATATTACCGGCGGTATCGGCTCGCAGGGGATCGGCGAAGCCTTTACCAGCAACTACGATCTGCCAAACGATACCGCCTACGGTGAGAGCTGCGCTTCAATTGGCCTGATGATGTTCGCCCGCAGAATGCTGGAAATGGAAGGCGATGCGCATTATGCCGATGTAATGGAACGCGCTTTTTACAACACGGTGCTCGGCGGGATGGCGCTGGACGGTAAGCACTTCTTCTATGTTAACCCACTGGAAACGCACCCGAAGAGCATCCCGCATAACCATATTTACGACCATATCAAGCCCGTTCGCCAGCGCTGGTTCGGCTGCGCCTGTTGCCCGCCGAACATCGCACGCACACTGGTCGCTATCGGCCACTACCTTTTCACCCCGCGCCAGGACGCGTTATTTATCAATTTCTACGCCGGGAGCGAAGCGCAGTTCACCATTAACAACCAACCTCTGGCGCTGAAAATCAGCGGTAACTACCCGTGGGATGAAGAGGTTAATATTACTGTTAATAACCCGCAGGCCGTTTGGCATACTCTGGCGTTGCGTCTGCCAGAATGGTGTGAAGCCCCGCAGGTGTTCGTCAACGGCGAAAAAGCACAGGGTGAACAGCTGAAGGGTTATTTGCATATCACTCGTCAGTGGCAACAAGAAGATGTCATTACGCTGCGTCTGCCGATGACCATCCGCCGTGTCTATGCTAACCCATTGGTGCGCCACAACGCTGGTAAGGTAGCCATTCAGCGCGGGCCGCTGGTTTACTGTCTTGAAGAGGTGGATAACGGCAGCGAGCTGCATAATCTGTCGCTACCAAAAGAGAGCAAGCTGCGAGAAGTTCAGGGCGTTGGCGTATTAAAGGGCAAAATAGTGCTGCAGACGGAGGGACTTCGCGTGCTGACGCCCCAGCAAGATAAACCGCTGTACAGCTTCGACCATCGCCAGACGGCGATAGAGAAACAGACCTTAACCTTTATTCCGTGGTTTAGCTGGGCCAACCGTGGCGAAGGCGAAATGCGGATCTGGGTCAACGAGGTTTAA
- the hisJ gene encoding histidine ABC transporter substrate-binding protein HisJ encodes MKKLVLSLSLVLAFSSATAAFAAIPQKVRIGTDPTYAPFESKNAQGELVGFDIDLAKELCKRINTQCTFVENPLDALIPSLKAKKIDAIMSSLSITEKRQQEIAFTDKLYAADSRLVVANSSDIQPTVESLKGKRVGVLQGTTQETFGNEHWAPKGIEIVSYQGQDNIYSDLTAGRIDAAFQDEVAASEGFLKQPVGKDYKFGGPSVKDEKLFGVGTGMGLRKEDNELREALNKAFAEMRADGTYEKLAKKYFDFDVYGG; translated from the coding sequence ATGAAAAAACTGGTGTTATCTCTTTCTCTGGTCCTGGCTTTCTCCAGTGCTACCGCAGCCTTTGCCGCCATTCCGCAAAAAGTTCGTATTGGTACCGATCCGACCTACGCCCCGTTTGAGTCGAAGAATGCGCAGGGTGAATTGGTGGGTTTTGATATCGATCTGGCGAAAGAACTGTGCAAACGTATTAATACGCAATGTACCTTCGTTGAGAACCCGCTGGATGCGCTGATCCCGTCGTTAAAAGCGAAGAAAATCGACGCGATCATGTCCTCGCTTTCGATTACTGAAAAGCGTCAGCAGGAAATCGCCTTCACCGACAAACTTTATGCAGCTGACTCGCGTCTGGTCGTGGCCAATTCATCGGACATTCAGCCGACCGTTGAGTCGCTGAAAGGCAAACGCGTCGGTGTGCTGCAGGGCACCACTCAGGAGACGTTTGGTAACGAACACTGGGCGCCAAAAGGCATTGAGATTGTGTCGTATCAGGGCCAGGACAATATTTACTCCGACCTGACTGCCGGGCGTATTGATGCCGCATTCCAGGACGAAGTCGCCGCAAGCGAAGGCTTCCTGAAACAACCCGTTGGCAAAGATTACAAATTCGGCGGCCCGTCTGTGAAAGACGAGAAACTGTTTGGTGTAGGGACCGGCATGGGTCTGCGCAAAGAGGATAACGAACTGCGTGAAGCCCTGAATAAAGCGTTTGCAGAAATGCGCGCTGACGGAACTTACGAGAAGCTGGCGAAGAAATACTTTGATTTTGATGTTTATGGCGGTTAA
- the purF gene encoding amidophosphoribosyltransferase, with translation MCGIVGIAGVMPVNQSIYDALTVLQHRGQDAAGIITIDANNCFRLRKANGLVSDVFEARHMQRMQGNMGIGHVRYPTAGSSSASEAQPFYVNSPYGITLAHNGNLTNAHELRKKLFEEKRRHINTTSDSEILLNIFASELDNFRHYPLEADNIFAAIAATNRQIRGAYACVAMIIGHGMVAFRDPNGIRPLVLGKRDIGDGRTEYMVASESVALDTLGFEFLRDVASGEAVYITEKGQLFTRQCAENPVSNPCLFEYVYFARPDSFIDKISVYSARVNMGTKLGEKIAREWEDLDIDVVIPIPETSCDIALEIARILGKPYRQGFVKNRYVGRTFIMPGQQLRRKSVRRKLNANRAEFRDKNVLLVDDSIVRGTTSEQIIEMAREAGAKKVYLASAAPEIRFPNVYGIDMPTANELIAHGREVDEIRQIIGADGLIFQDLDDLIDAVRTENPDIQQFECSVFNGVYVTKDVDQQYLDFLDSLRNDDAKAVQLQNEVENLEMHNEG, from the coding sequence ATGTGCGGTATTGTCGGTATCGCCGGTGTTATGCCGGTTAACCAGTCGATTTATGACGCCTTAACAGTGCTTCAGCATCGTGGTCAGGATGCCGCTGGCATTATCACCATCGATGCAAATAACTGCTTCCGTTTGCGTAAAGCAAACGGTCTGGTGAGTGATGTATTTGAAGCTCGCCACATGCAGCGTATGCAGGGCAACATGGGCATCGGTCATGTGCGTTATCCAACGGCTGGCAGCTCCAGCGCCTCTGAAGCTCAACCTTTCTACGTCAACTCCCCGTATGGCATCACGCTTGCCCACAATGGCAACCTGACCAATGCCCACGAACTGCGTAAAAAGCTGTTTGAAGAGAAGCGCCGTCACATCAATACCACCTCAGATTCTGAAATCCTGCTCAATATCTTCGCCAGTGAGCTGGATAACTTCCGCCACTACCCGCTGGAAGCAGACAACATTTTCGCCGCGATTGCCGCGACCAACCGCCAGATCCGCGGCGCGTATGCCTGCGTGGCGATGATTATCGGTCACGGTATGGTTGCCTTCCGTGACCCGAACGGTATCCGTCCGCTGGTGCTGGGTAAACGTGATATCGGCGATGGCCGCACCGAATATATGGTAGCGTCTGAAAGCGTCGCGCTGGATACCCTGGGCTTTGAATTCCTGCGTGACGTTGCGTCGGGCGAAGCGGTTTATATCACTGAGAAAGGGCAGTTATTCACCCGTCAGTGTGCCGAAAACCCGGTCAGCAATCCGTGCTTGTTCGAGTATGTTTACTTCGCGCGTCCGGATTCCTTCATTGACAAGATTTCCGTCTACAGCGCCCGTGTGAACATGGGTACCAAACTTGGCGAAAAAATTGCCCGCGAGTGGGAAGATCTGGATATTGATGTGGTCATTCCGATTCCAGAAACCTCCTGCGATATCGCGCTGGAAATTGCGCGTATTCTCGGCAAGCCGTACCGTCAGGGGTTTGTGAAAAACCGCTACGTCGGTCGTACCTTTATCATGCCGGGACAGCAGCTGCGCCGTAAGTCTGTACGCCGCAAACTGAACGCCAACCGCGCGGAGTTCCGTGATAAAAATGTCCTGCTGGTGGATGACTCCATTGTGCGTGGCACCACCTCAGAGCAGATTATTGAGATGGCACGTGAAGCCGGGGCGAAAAAGGTCTATCTGGCCTCTGCGGCACCGGAGATTCGCTTCCCGAACGTGTATGGCATCGATATGCCTACCGCAAACGAACTGATTGCGCATGGTCGTGAAGTGGATGAAATTCGCCAGATCATCGGCGCAGACGGCCTTATCTTCCAGGATCTGGACGATCTGATCGACGCCGTCCGTACCGAGAACCCGGATATTCAGCAGTTTGAATGTTCCGTGTTTAACGGCGTATACGTTACGAAGGATGTGGATCAGCAATATCTCGATTTCCTCGATTCTCTGCGTAATGACGATGCCAAAGCGGTTCAGTTGCAGAACGAAGTTGAAAACCTCGAGATGCACAACGAAGGGTAA
- a CDS encoding histidine ABC transporter permease HisQ, with translation MLYGFSGVILQGAIVTLELALSSVVLAVLIGLVGAGAKLSQNRVTGLIFEGYTTLIRGVPDLVLMLLIFYGLQIALNTLTDAIGISQIDIDPMVAGIITLGFIYGAYFTETFRGAFMAVPKGHIEAATAFGFTSSQTFRRIMFPAMMRYALPGIGNNWQVILKATALVSLLGLEDVVKATQLAGKSTWEPFYFAIVCGLIYLVFTTVSNGVLLFLERRYSVGVKRADL, from the coding sequence ATGTTGTACGGGTTTTCAGGTGTTATTTTACAGGGCGCAATTGTCACGCTGGAACTGGCCCTCAGTTCCGTGGTGCTGGCCGTTCTGATCGGCCTCGTCGGGGCGGGGGCTAAACTCTCGCAAAACCGGGTGACGGGGCTTATTTTCGAAGGTTATACCACCCTCATTCGCGGGGTGCCGGATCTGGTGCTGATGCTGCTGATTTTTTATGGCCTGCAGATAGCACTTAACACGTTAACCGATGCGATAGGCATCAGTCAGATTGATATCGACCCGATGGTCGCCGGTATTATTACGCTCGGCTTTATCTACGGTGCGTATTTTACCGAAACCTTTCGTGGTGCCTTTATGGCCGTACCCAAAGGTCATATTGAAGCGGCAACCGCCTTCGGTTTCACTTCTTCACAAACCTTTCGTCGCATTATGTTCCCGGCGATGATGCGTTATGCGCTGCCGGGGATTGGTAACAACTGGCAGGTGATCCTTAAAGCGACGGCGCTGGTCTCGCTGCTCGGTCTGGAGGATGTGGTCAAAGCCACGCAACTGGCCGGGAAGAGCACCTGGGAGCCATTCTATTTCGCCATCGTCTGCGGGCTTATCTATCTGGTATTTACTACGGTTTCCAATGGTGTGCTGCTGTTCCTTGAGCGCCGTTACTCCGTCGGTGTGAAGAGGGCTGACCTGTGA
- a CDS encoding MFS transporter: MATADNLDTDVLIVDADETLSTREKIGYGLGDAGGHCISDLISGFLLFFYTDVFGLSPAIVGAMFFTLRIVDAVSDPVMGVIADRTQSRWGRFRPWQLWTAVPLAVIGILTFTVPEMSPNMKIAWAFGTYFLLSVGYTANNVPYCALINAMTNRHDQVMSCQSWRFVLSGIAGFLVSVGLPWMVEFFGQGNLAKGYQYGVTVLCGIGAVMFLLCFFWVKERVPLSLAGKFTLRQHLQGLRKNDQLLMMLVMSFLLVNILCIRGGGYMYFISYALQGNAGFMSLFFAIVTLAAIIGAVIVNPLSRRVDMVKLYFHTNLVLVIFGLAMWFLPIGPQHQTLWLVCILINNIVLGFTLPLHFSIMAFADDYGEWKNGVRSSGMNFAFNLFFIKLSWASSGGIISLLLILVAYRPGLENQTAASIQGITLLQSVVPAIFHLVLALCLLKCRLNDPMMKRISTDLHQRHSQIS; encoded by the coding sequence ATGGCTACAGCCGATAATCTGGACACTGATGTGCTGATAGTTGATGCGGACGAAACGCTCTCCACCCGCGAAAAAATAGGCTATGGGCTGGGAGATGCTGGTGGACACTGCATCTCTGATTTGATCAGCGGCTTTCTGCTTTTTTTCTACACCGATGTATTTGGCCTTAGCCCGGCCATCGTCGGCGCCATGTTTTTTACCTTGAGAATTGTTGATGCGGTATCCGACCCGGTTATGGGCGTTATTGCTGACAGAACCCAAAGCCGCTGGGGTCGTTTTCGCCCGTGGCAGCTATGGACTGCTGTTCCGCTCGCGGTTATCGGGATCCTGACGTTTACCGTGCCGGAGATGAGTCCGAATATGAAAATCGCCTGGGCCTTCGGTACCTACTTCCTGCTCTCTGTAGGCTATACCGCCAACAACGTCCCCTACTGCGCGCTGATTAACGCGATGACCAACCGTCACGATCAGGTCATGTCCTGCCAGTCATGGCGCTTTGTCTTAAGCGGCATCGCCGGCTTCTTGGTCTCTGTCGGACTACCGTGGATGGTCGAATTCTTTGGTCAGGGCAATCTGGCTAAAGGCTACCAGTATGGTGTGACCGTGCTGTGCGGGATTGGCGCGGTAATGTTTTTGCTGTGCTTTTTCTGGGTCAAAGAGCGCGTACCTCTGTCGCTGGCCGGGAAGTTCACGTTGCGTCAGCATCTGCAAGGACTGCGCAAAAACGACCAATTACTAATGATGCTGGTTATGTCCTTCCTGTTGGTGAATATTCTGTGTATTCGCGGCGGCGGCTACATGTACTTCATCTCCTATGCGCTACAGGGCAACGCTGGCTTTATGTCACTGTTTTTTGCCATCGTCACGCTGGCCGCGATTATCGGCGCAGTCATCGTCAACCCACTTTCCCGCCGCGTAGATATGGTCAAACTGTATTTCCACACTAATCTGGTGCTGGTTATTTTCGGCCTGGCGATGTGGTTCCTGCCAATCGGGCCGCAGCACCAGACGCTATGGCTGGTCTGTATCCTGATTAACAACATTGTGCTTGGTTTCACCCTGCCGCTGCACTTCTCAATTATGGCCTTCGCCGATGATTACGGCGAATGGAAGAACGGCGTGCGCTCTTCCGGGATGAACTTCGCTTTTAACCTCTTTTTCATCAAGCTCTCCTGGGCCTCCTCCGGCGGCATCATCAGCCTGCTGCTGATTTTGGTCGCCTACCGCCCCGGTCTGGAAAACCAGACCGCAGCCTCTATTCAGGGCATCACCCTGTTGCAAAGCGTCGTACCGGCAATTTTCCACCTGGTGCTAGCTCTGTGCTTGCTGAAGTGCCGTCTGAATGACCCGATGATGAAACGTATCTCCACCGATCTTCACCAAAGACATAGTCAAATTTCCTGA
- the argT gene encoding lysine/arginine/ornithine ABC transporter substrate-binding protein ArgT, translating into MKKSILALSLLIGLSATASSYAALPQTVRIGTDTTYAPFSSKDAKGDFIGFDIDLGNEMCKRMQVKCTWVASDFDALIPSLKAKKIDAIISSLSITDKRQQEIAFSDKLYAADSRLIAAKGSPIQPTLDALKGKHVGVLQGSTQEAYANDIWRSKGVDVVAYANQDLIYSDLTAGRLDAALQDEVAASEGFLKQPAGKDYAFAGPSVKDKKYFGDGTGVGLRKDDAELKAAFDKALADLRQDGTYDKMAKKYFDFNVYGD; encoded by the coding sequence ATGAAGAAGTCAATTCTCGCTCTGTCATTGCTGATTGGTCTTTCTGCTACAGCATCCAGCTATGCCGCGCTGCCGCAAACGGTGCGCATTGGTACAGATACCACCTACGCACCGTTCTCTTCGAAAGATGCCAAAGGCGACTTCATCGGCTTTGATATCGATCTGGGCAACGAGATGTGTAAGCGTATGCAGGTCAAATGTACCTGGGTCGCCAGTGATTTCGATGCACTGATCCCGTCGCTCAAAGCGAAGAAAATTGATGCCATTATCTCTTCGCTCTCCATTACCGATAAGCGCCAGCAGGAAATTGCCTTCTCTGACAAACTGTACGCGGCGGATTCGCGTCTGATCGCGGCGAAAGGCTCCCCGATTCAGCCAACGCTTGACGCGCTGAAAGGTAAACACGTTGGCGTGTTACAAGGCTCCACTCAGGAAGCCTATGCCAATGACATCTGGCGTAGCAAGGGCGTGGATGTGGTGGCCTATGCGAACCAGGACCTGATTTACTCCGACCTGACGGCGGGTCGTCTTGATGCGGCATTGCAGGACGAAGTTGCCGCCAGTGAAGGTTTCCTCAAACAGCCTGCGGGCAAAGATTATGCTTTTGCCGGTCCTTCCGTGAAGGATAAAAAGTACTTCGGCGATGGCACGGGCGTCGGTTTACGTAAAGACGATGCAGAACTGAAAGCCGCCTTTGATAAGGCGCTGGCCGATCTGCGTCAGGATGGCACTTACGACAAGATGGCGAAAAAGTATTTTGACTTTAACGTCTACGGCGACTGA
- a CDS encoding UbiX family flavin prenyltransferase, giving the protein MKRLIIGISGASGAIYGVRLLQVLRDVPDVETHLIMSQAARQTLSLETDLSLRDVQALAAVTHDARDIAASISSGSFQTAGMVILPCSIKTLSGIVHSYTDGLLTRAADVVLKERRPLVLCVRETPLHLGHLRLMTQAAEIGAVIMPPVPAFYHRPQTLDDVINQTVNRVLDQFDIALPQDLFTRWQGA; this is encoded by the coding sequence GTGAAGCGACTCATTATTGGTATTTCGGGAGCCAGCGGCGCCATTTACGGCGTGCGACTGTTACAGGTTTTGCGCGATGTACCGGATGTTGAAACGCATCTGATCATGAGCCAGGCCGCCCGCCAGACGCTTTCTCTCGAGACTGACTTATCGCTGCGTGATGTTCAGGCGCTCGCTGCCGTGACGCACGATGCGCGCGATATCGCCGCCAGTATCTCTTCCGGCTCTTTTCAGACCGCCGGAATGGTTATCCTGCCGTGTTCAATTAAAACGCTTTCTGGCATCGTTCACAGCTATACCGATGGCCTGTTGACCCGCGCGGCAGACGTGGTGTTAAAAGAGCGCCGCCCGCTGGTGCTGTGTGTTCGGGAAACGCCGCTCCATCTGGGGCATTTGCGCTTAATGACCCAGGCGGCGGAAATTGGTGCGGTCATTATGCCGCCGGTTCCGGCGTTTTATCATCGTCCTCAGACGCTGGATGATGTGATAAATCAGACAGTTAATCGCGTTCTCGATCAGTTTGATATCGCCCTCCCGCAGGACCTTTTTACCCGTTGGCAGGGGGCATGA
- a CDS encoding ROK family protein, protein MHLGMDIGGTKIETVVLDSSGSVVWQHRISTPKASFEQFLQGVIGEVQRAQDKSGEKVSLGFGLPGAIEPGSCLVKNSNIQVVNGHPLRELLSDYFSQPVAVVNDANCFALSEAIDGSGAGYEAVFGAILGTGCGGGVVVHQRLLTGPNACSGEWGHNPLPYYSAEKDGPSHLCYCGQHNCVESFISGSGLARQFHLLNESAGTAEELVQRMREGRPEALFLWRRFRNQVARAFANIVNALDPDVIVIGGGLSGVSELYSDLSAEMAQYVFGGRCVTPVLAAKHGDSSGVRGAAWAGEQTLKG, encoded by the coding sequence ATGCATTTGGGAATGGATATCGGCGGCACAAAAATTGAAACTGTTGTGTTGGATAGCTCGGGCTCCGTGGTCTGGCAACACCGGATTTCGACGCCGAAAGCGAGCTTTGAACAGTTCTTGCAGGGCGTCATTGGTGAAGTACAGCGGGCGCAGGATAAATCAGGTGAGAAGGTCAGCCTTGGCTTCGGTTTACCAGGGGCGATTGAACCGGGGTCTTGTTTAGTAAAAAATTCAAATATTCAGGTTGTTAATGGGCACCCGTTGCGTGAACTCCTGAGCGACTATTTTTCTCAGCCGGTTGCTGTTGTTAACGATGCCAACTGTTTTGCGCTCTCAGAAGCGATAGACGGCAGCGGTGCCGGTTATGAAGCTGTATTCGGGGCGATACTCGGTACCGGCTGTGGCGGTGGTGTGGTGGTTCATCAACGTTTATTGACGGGGCCGAATGCCTGTAGCGGCGAATGGGGGCATAATCCTTTGCCGTACTATTCGGCTGAAAAAGACGGGCCTTCGCATTTGTGTTACTGCGGCCAGCATAACTGCGTGGAGTCGTTTATTTCCGGTAGCGGGCTGGCACGACAGTTTCACCTGTTAAACGAGAGTGCCGGAACCGCCGAAGAGTTGGTGCAGCGGATGCGTGAAGGACGTCCTGAAGCGCTCTTTCTGTGGCGTCGCTTCCGCAATCAAGTGGCGCGCGCTTTCGCTAACATAGTTAACGCGCTCGATCCCGATGTGATTGTGATAGGTGGAGGGCTGTCAGGCGTGAGTGAGCTATATAGCGATTTATCGGCCGAGATGGCACAGTACGTATTTGGCGGGCGCTGCGTAACGCCAGTTCTGGCGGCGAAGCATGGCGACAGCAGCGGCGTACGCGGTGCCGCATGGGCTGGAGAGCAGACGCTGAAAGGATAA
- the cvpA gene encoding colicin V production protein — protein MVWIDYAIIAVIGFSCLVSLIRGFVREALSLVTWGCAFFVASHYYTYLSVWFSGFEDELVRNGIAIAVLFIATLIVGAIVNYVVGQLVEKTGLSGTDRVLGVCFGALRGVLIVAAILFFLDTFTGLSKGEDWSKSQLIPEFSFIIRWFFDYLQSSSSFLPRA, from the coding sequence ATGGTCTGGATTGATTACGCCATTATCGCGGTGATTGGTTTTTCCTGTCTGGTTAGCCTGATCCGTGGCTTTGTTCGTGAAGCGTTATCGTTGGTGACATGGGGTTGTGCTTTCTTTGTCGCCAGCCATTACTACACTTACCTGTCTGTCTGGTTTTCGGGCTTTGAAGACGAACTGGTTCGAAACGGGATTGCCATCGCGGTGCTGTTTATCGCGACGCTGATCGTCGGCGCCATTGTGAACTACGTGGTAGGGCAACTGGTTGAGAAAACCGGTCTGTCAGGTACCGACCGGGTTCTGGGGGTCTGTTTCGGGGCTCTGCGCGGCGTGTTGATTGTGGCTGCCATTCTGTTCTTTCTCGACACCTTTACCGGCCTGTCGAAAGGTGAAGACTGGAGTAAGTCACAGCTGATCCCGGAGTTCAGTTTCATCATCAGATGGTTCTTTGACTATCTGCAAAGCTCGTCAAGTTTCTTGCCCAGAGCATAA